The Brassica oleracea var. oleracea cultivar TO1000 chromosome C6, BOL, whole genome shotgun sequence genome includes a region encoding these proteins:
- the LOC106297858 gene encoding dehydrin ERD14-like, giving the protein MIIERELPLLSLKLTLIVVSIFLFLINRPNLDLKNYGRETKNVHEHEVPKVATEESSAETGEVTDRGMFDFLKKKNEGKKSEETINSAFEQKVQVSEPVPEVKHEEEEKKPSLLEKLHRNDSSSSSSSEEEGEDGEKRKKKKKDKKKTATEGEVQTEEDKKGFMDKLKEKLPGHGKKPEDDSAIAAAPVVAPPVEEAHPAEKKGILEKIKEKIPGYHSKTDEEEKKGDH; this is encoded by the exons ATGATCATAGAGCGTGAACTCCCT CTTTTGAGTTTGAAACTTACATTGATCGTTGTTTCGATTTTCCTTTTTCTTATAAACCGACCAAATCTTGATCTAAAAAACTATGGCAGAGAAACCAAGAACGTGCATGAGCATGAAGTGCCAAAGGTAGCAACGGAGGAATCATCTGCGGAGACGGGAGAGGTTACAGATCGTGGTATGTTCGACTTCTTGAAAAAGAAGAATGAGGGAAAAAAATCAGAAGAGACGATCAACTCAGCGTTCGAGCAGAAGGTTCAGGTTTCTGAGCCGGTCCCTGAGGTTAAACACGAGGAAGAGGAGAAGAAGCCTAGTCTCCTTGAAAAACTTCACCGAAATGACAGCTCTTCTAGCTCC TCAAGCGAGGAAGAAGGTGAAGATGGTGAGAAGAGGAAGAAGAAGAAAAAGGATAAGAAGAAGACTGCTACTGAAGGAGAGGTGCAAACAGAGGAGGATAAGAAAGGGTTTATGGACAAGCTCAAGGAGAAGCTTCCAGGACACGGAAAGAAACCCGAAGATGACTCAGCCATTGCGGCTGCACCGGTTGTTGCTCCTCCTGTGGAGGAAGCGCATCCGGCTGAGAAGAAGGGGATCTTGGAGAAGATTAAAGAGAAGATTCCAGGATACCACTCAAAGACCGATGAGGAGGAGAAGAAAGGTGATCACTGA
- the LOC106296724 gene encoding glycine-rich cell wall structural protein 2-like, whose amino-acid sequence MEKYDRVVKKKEERTIDANEIRITSMGRARNYITYAMTLLQEKGSTEVVFKAMGRAINKTVNIVELIKRRIPGLYQNTSIGSTDITDTWEPKEEGLLPIETTRHVSMITIILSTKELNTSSVGYQCPIPIEMVKPLGDTDYGGGEDSPGGRGRGRGRGRGRGGRGNAYVNVEYEDGGWERNQSYGRGRGRGRGRSSRSRGRGWYNGPQNEYDAPQDGGYGYDATHEHLGYDDHGGPHQGRGGYNGRPGRGGYDGPRQGRGGYDGPHQGRGGYNGRQGRGGYDGPHQGRGGYDDSHQGPGGYDGPQGTGGYDAPPQGRGRGRGRGGRGRSRGGRGVGGGFNNSSDGPTNQAVA is encoded by the exons ATGGAGAAGTATGACCGCGTGGTGAAGAAGAAGGAGGAGAGGACGATTGATGCGAACGAGATTCGTATCACTAGCATGGGCAGGGCACGAAACTACATCACCTACGCCATGACTCTTCTTCAA GAAAAAGGGTCGACTGAAGTTGTGTTCAAGGCGATGGGAAGAGCTATCAACAAGACTGTGAACATTGTGGAGCTGATTAAG AGAAGGATCCCTGGTCTTTATCAGAACACATCTATTGGATCCACCGATATTACAGACACATGGGAACCTAAAGAGGAAGGCCTTCTACC TATTGAGACCACAAGGCATGTGTCCATGATAACCATTATCCTATCCACGAAAGAGCTTAATACATCCTCTGTTGG ATATCAGTGCCCAATTCCTATTGAGATGGTCAAGCCATTAGGCGATACCGACTATGGAGGAGGAG AGGATTCACCTGGTGGCAGAGGCAGAGGAAGGGGAAGAGGGAGGGGAAGAGGTGGCAGAG GAAATGCATATGTGAACGTTGAGTATGAAGATGGAGGTTGGGAACGTAACCAGTCTTATGGTAGAGGAAGAGGCCGTGGCAGAGGACGCAGCAGTCGTAGTCGAGGAAGAGGATGGTACAATGGTCCTCAAAATGAGTATGATGCACCACAAGATGGAGGTTACGGTTATGATGCTACTCATGAACACCTTGGATATGATGATCATGGTGGTCCTCATCAGGGCCGAGGTGGTTACAATGGTCGTCCGGGCCGCGGTGGTTATGATGGTCCTCGTCAGGGCCGTGGTGGTTATGATGGTCCTCATCAGGGTCGCGGTGGTTACAATGGTCGTCAGGGTCGTGGTGGTTATGATGGTCCTCATCAGGGCCGCGGTGGTTATGATGATTCTCATCAGGGCCCTGGTGGTTATGATGGTCCTCAGGGTACTGGTGGTTACGATGCTCCTCCTCAGGGCCGTG GGCGTGGACGTGGAAGGGGAGGTCGTGGAAGAAGTCGAGGAGGTCGTGGTGTTGGTGGTGGATTCAACAACAGCTCAGATGGACCAACAAACCAGGCAGTCGCTTGA
- the LOC106298681 gene encoding FAM206 family protein-like: MAKNPETDDTMETTKQNQSEEEVEHSDEQKQEDELRSLLLSDIGDLPLSPPSATQVNFVSYFITDFTKPGHDQYIYRHANGLCVIGLAPTHIAFKDEGGITNIDFNVGKSDRSVLKVSGKRKKNAMRSESNTALCKVSTAKDSYIVRCCVKGSLLEVNERLIKQPQLLNSSADREGYIAIIMPTRPADWTKNKESLITLEEYKAKKEVSL; encoded by the exons ATGGCGAAGAATCCAGAAACCGATGATACAATGGAGACAACTAAGCAAAACCAATCCGAGGAGGAAGTAGAACATAGCGACGAGCAGAAGCAAGAAGACGAATTGAGAAGTCTGCTGCTTTCAGATATAGGAGACCTTCCTCTCTCTCCACCTTCAGCTACACAAGTCAACTTCGTTTCTTACTTCATCACAG ATTTCACGAAACCGGGTCATGATCAGTATATCTACCGTCACGCTAATGG TTTGTGTGTGATTGGGTTAGCTCCTACGCATATAGCTTTCAAGGACGAAGGTGGGATTACTAACATTGATTTCAATGTCGGCAAGTCTGATCGTAGCGTCTTGAAAGTCTCTGGCAAGCGTAAAAAG AATGCTATGCGCTCTGAGTCGAATACAGCGCTGTGCAAAGTTTCCACTGCTAAAGATTCTTATATTGTCAG GTGTTGCGTTAAAGGTTCTCTCTTGGAGGTGAATGAGAGATTAATCAAGCAACCACAGCTTCTCAATTCATCT GCTGATCGGGAAGGATATATTGCGATAATCATGCCAACAAGACCTGCAGATTGGACCAAAAACAAGGAATCACTGATAACCTTGGAGGAGTATAAAGCAAAGAAAGAGGTGTCTCTATGA
- the LOC106300346 gene encoding SKP1-like protein 1A — MSTKKIVLKSSDGESFEVDEAVALESQTIAHMVEDDCVDNGVPLPNVTSKILAKVIEYCKKHVDAAASKSEAVDGGGSSDDDLKAWDAEFMKIDQATLFELILAANYLNIKNLLDLTCQTVADMIKGKTPEEIRTTFNIKNDFSPEEEEEVRRENQWAFE; from the exons ATGTCGACGAAGAAGATCGTGTTGAAGAGCTCCGATGGCGAGTCTTTCGAGGTCGACGAGGCGGTGGCTCTCGAGTCTCAGACCATAGCCCACATGGTTGAAGACGACTGCGTCGACAACGGAGTCCCTCTTCCCAACGTCACGAGCAAGATCCTCGCCAAGGTGATTGAGTACTGCAAGAAGCACGTCGACGCTGCTGCTTCCAAGAGCGAGGCCGTCGATGGCGGTGGCTCCTCCGACGATGACCTCAAGGCTTGGGATGCTGAGTTTATGAAGATCGATCAAGCTACCCTCTTCGAACTCATCCTG GCTGCTAATTATCTGAACATCAAGAACCTGCTCGACCTTACATGCCAGACAGTGGCTGACATGATCAAGGGCAAGACTCCGGAAGAGATTCGCACGACCTTCAACATCAAGAACGACTTTTCACCAGAGGAAGAAGAGGAGGTGCGCAGGGAGAACCAATGGGCTTTTGAATGA
- the LOC106300345 gene encoding GDSL esterase/lipase EXL3-like, translating into MKDNTSRSSSCSSLKLCLLSILFLTETVVAIKLPPNLKIPALIAFGDSIVDTGNNNNVKTVVKCDFQPYGINFQGGVPTGRFCDGRVPADLLAEEVGIKSVVPAYLDPNLTPKDLLTGVSFASGGSGYDPITPKLVAAISLQKQLEYFEEYIEKVKNLVGEERKNFILANSLFLLVAGSDDIANTYYDLHARPHYDVDSYTTLMANSASDFVNKLYGYGVRRIAVFGAPPLGCIPSQRTLGGGLLRECAEYYNDAAKLFNSKISTKLDYLLKTLPDSKPVYINIYDPLYDIIQNPTKYGFGVSNKGCCGTGAIEVAVLCNKITSSVCPDVFSHVFWDSYHPTEKTYKVLVSLLIDKFVNQFI; encoded by the exons ATGAAAGACAATACAAGCCGGTCTAGTTCTTGTTCTTCATTGAAACTATGTTTATTGTCCATTCTCTTTCTCACTGAGACAGTCGTCGCCATCAAGCTGCCGCCAAACTTGAAGATTCCAGCGCTAATAGCTTTCGGAGACTCCATTGTTGACACTGGAAATAACAACAATGTCAAAACCGTTGTTAAGTGCGATTTTCAACCTTACGGTATCAATTTCCAAGGCGGAGTTCCGACCGGGAGATTCTGCGACGGACGAGTTCCTGCCGATTTGCTAG CTGAGGAAGTGGGGATAAAATCAGTTGTACCCGCATATCTCGATCCAAATCTAACGCCTAAAGATCTTTTAACCGGTGTATCATTTGCGTCGGGAGGTTCTGGTTATGATCCTATAACACCCAAACTCGTG GCAGCAATATCATTACAAAAGCAGTTGGAATATTTTGAGGAGTACATAGAAAAAGTGAAGAATTTAGTTGGGGAAGAAAGAAAAAACTTCATATTAGCCAACAGCTTGTTCTTATTGGTCGCAGGAAGCGACGACATCGCCAATACTTACTATGATCTTCATGCAAGACCTCACTATGACGTCGATTCGTACACTACTCTTATGGCCAACTCTGCCTCCGATTTTGTGAAT AAACTATACGGATATGGAGTAAGAAGAATAGCTGTGTTTGGTGCACCACCACTTGGTTGTATCCCATCACAGAGAACCTTAGGAGGAGGTCTTTTGAGAGAGTGTGCTGAGTATTACAATGACGCAGCAAAGCTTTTTAATTCAAAGATCTCCACAAAATTGGATTACCTGCTTAAAACTCTACCGGATAGTAAACCGGTCTACATTAATATCTATGACCCTCTTTATGATATCATCCAGAATCCTACAAAATACG GATTTGGAGTATCTAACAAAGGATGCTGTGGAACAGGAGCCATAGAAGTTGCTGTCCTCTGCAATAAGATCACATCTTCAGTATGTCCTGACGTGTTTAGCCATGTATTTTGGGACAGTTATCATCCCACAGAAAAAACGTACAAAGTTTTAGTCTCATTGTTGATTGACAAATTTGTTAATCAGTTTATCTGA